The nucleotide sequence AGCGGATCGTGGACGAGCCGACGCTCACCTGGCTCGCCGACTACCGCTTCCGCGGCGACATCTGGGGCTACCCCGAGGGCGAGGTCTACTTCCCCGGCTCGCCGATCATGCGGGTGGAGGGCACCTTCGCCGAGGCGGTGCTGCTGGAGACGGTCATCCTCTCCATCTTCAACCACGACTCCGCGGTGGCCGCCGCCGCGTCCCGGATGTCCACCGCCGCCGGTGGCCGGCCGCTCATCGAGATGGGTGCCCGCCGCACCCATGAGCTGGCCGCCGTCGCCGCCGCCCGCGCCGCCTACGTCGGCGGCTTCGCCACCACCTCCGACCTCGCGGCCGGATTCCGCTACAACATCCCCACCGTGGGCACCAGCGCCCACGCCTTCACCCTGCTGCACGACAGCGAGCGGGACGCCTTCACGGCGCAGGTCCAGGCGCACGGCAGCGGCACCACCCTGCTCGTGGACACCTATGACGTCGCCGAGGCGGTGCGCACCGCCGTGGAGGTGGCCGGCAAGGATCTGGGCGCCGTAAGGATCGACTCCGGCGATCTGCTGCTGCTCGCCCACCGGGTGCGCCAGCAGCTCGACGAGCTGGGCGCCAAGAACACCAGGATCACGGTGACCAGCGATCTCGACGAATACGCGATCGCCTCGCTGGCCGCGGCTCCCGTGGACGCGTACGGGGTCGGCACCCAGCTCGTCACCGGCAGCGGCCACCCCACCTGCTCGATGGTCTACAAGCTGGTCGCGCGAGCCGGTTCGGACACCCCGGACGCACCGCTGCTGCCGGTGGCCAAGAAGTCCATGGGCGCGAAGTCCTCGGTGGGCGGCCGCAAATGGGCGGCGCGGCGGGTGGACGAGCACGGTGTGGCCGAGGCCGAGGTGGTCGGCACCGGTGCGGTCCCCGAGGAGCTGGCGGGCCATCAGCTGCTGGTGGAGCTGGTGCGCGGCGGCGAGATCGTGGCCCGGGAGCCGCTGGACGCGGCGCGGGACCGGCATATAGCGGCCCGGGCCGGGCTGCCGCTGTCGGCGACCCAGCTCTCGCGCGGGGAGCCGGTCCTGCCCACCGAGTACCTGCCGGCCTGAGGCGCGTCATGAGGGGGAACGCGGGGCATGCCCACTGCCGCAATCGACGCGGAGTGTCTACCCTCGGTGACATGCACCGGGCACTGATCGTCGTCGACATCCAGAACGACTTCTGCGAGGGCGGAAGCCTCGCGGTGACGGGGGGCGCGGATGTCGCCGCCGCGATCACCGATCTGATCGGGGAGGCGACGCCCGGTTACCGCCATATCGTCGCCACGCGTGATCACCACATCGCCCCGGGCGATCACTTCTCGGACAACCCGGACTACGAGCACACCTGGCCGGTGCACTGCGTCGCGGGCACCGAGGGTGTCGGGTTCCACCCGAACTTCGCGCCCGCCGTCGGCTCCGGCGCGATCGAGGCGGTCTTCGACAAGGGCGCGTACAAGGCGGCGTACAGCGGTTTCGAGGGTATCGACGAGCACGGCACCTCGCTCGCCCAGTGGCTGCGCGAGCGGGAGGTGACCGAGGTGGACGTGGTGGGCATCGCCACCGACCACTGCGTCCGGGCCACCGCGCTGGACGCGCGCCGCGAGGGGTTCGCCACGCATGTCCTGCTGGACCTGACCGCGGGCGTCTCCCCGGACACGACCGAGCGCGCCCTGGGCGAGCTGCGGGCGGCCGGGGTCGAGCTCAGCGGCAAGCCGGTCGTCTGAGGGCGCCGGAGGCGCTCTGGGCGCCTCCCAGCCGCCCTGGCGGCCCCTGCGGCCGCCCTCCGGGCCCCGGCGCCACGAGGGGCCCGATGCTACGAGGAGCCGGCGTTACGAGGCCGGGGCCGAGGTGCCCCGGCGTTACGAGGCCGGGGCAGGCGGTCTGAGCAGAGCGGCGATCGGATGCCAGAGCTCCCCTCCCCGGTCCGGCGCGGTGCGCCAGACCAGCCCGTCGGGATGGTGCAGCACCGCCGTCACCTCGTCGGGTGTCGGCGGGGCCATATTGCCGCGCAGGTAGACGGCGCGAAGCCCGAGATTGCGCAGCCTGGTCAGGGCGCGCTGGCGGTTCATGGCGTGTACCAGGACGCGGACGCCGCCCTCGCCCAGCGGGCTCGGCAGCGTCAGTGCGACCACCACGCTGCCGCCGGGCAGCTTGGTGAATCCTCCGTTGGCCATTGCGGGTCATGTCCCCCGTGAGACGTCGTGTCAACAAGTTGGTCGTAGGGGCATCTAAACGCGAACGGCCGCCGCCCGCTAGGGGGCGACGGCCTCTGCCGCTCTGACCTGCGATAACGCAGACGGTGTGGATCTAGGAGGCGGACGGTCCGACCTGGACGGTCATCGTCGAGCCGCCCGGGAGCTCCTTGAGGATCTTGACCCGGGTGTTGGTGTCAGCAATCTTCACACTGCCGGTCGGATTGCCCTTGTCCCAGTACGTCCCCTTGTGGTCATCGAAGACCGGGATGCCCGGCTTCGGCTTCACCTTGGCGGCCTTACCGTCGTTGTGCAGCGTGAAGCCGTCCGACGGGAACCGGCTGAAGGGCGAGTCGTACGCCTGGATCCGGTTGCGCATCAGCGTGCCGTCGGCCCACTTCTCGGGGGTGGCGTGCGCGTCGATCGGCAGGATCAGACCGCTGCCCGGGTGGACGCCGACGTTGTTGTCCGGCTGCGAGGTGTCCCACTGCCAGATCAGCAGGCCGTTCTGGTACGGGAAGTGCTCGACCCAGTCGGGCCGGGTGGAGGCCCAGCCGAAGTTGTACGGACCGGTCTTCAGGGTGGTGTCGTACGACACGTACTGGCGGTTCTCGGCGATGTAGTACTGCGGGTAGTCCTTGCTGAAGGACGCGCCGATGCGCGAGAAGCCGTTCGCGGTCCAGCCGTTGTCATCGCCCTCGGCGCCGTCGCTGAAGACCGGGGTGCCATCGGCGGTCAGGGTGATCGCGTCGGCCGCGAAGCCCTTCTGCGCCACACCGCCGTCGGTCTGGTAGCGGAAGCGGAGCTCGATCTTCTTGCCCGCGTAGGCGTCCAGCGGGAAGGAGAGCTTCTTGTACGCCCCGGCGGTGCCGGTCAGCGCGGGCTTGTCACCGGCGTCGCGCGGGATGGCCTTGCCGTCCGCCGTACCGTCGATCGGCGTCCAGTTGGCGCCGCCGTCGGTGGAGACCTCGGTGTAGAGGTAGTCGAAGTTCTCCTCGATGTCCCACCAGCCCTGGAGGTCCAGGCTGGCCTTGGACTTACCGGTGAGGTCCACGGACCGGGTCAGGGTGTTCTTCAGGTCGTCCCCCATCCCGCTCCACCACTGCTTGGTGCCCTCGGCGGGGGCGACCACCTCGGTGGTGACGGGCTTGGCGGGCAACTCGACGACCAGCGCCTGCTTGTTCTTGGTGTTGTACTCCGCGACCCCGAGCGTGTGGGTCGACTTCTTCCCGGCCTTGGCCGTGGCGTAGTTCAGCCACCCGAGCTGCAGCTTGTCCCAGGCGTTCATATCGCCGGGCAGATCGCCGATGGCGTCCTTACCGGTGCCGAGCCAGGATCCGGCGGACATCAGCGACCAGTAGGCGACGGACGACTCCCCCTTACCTGTGGTGTCGTACTCGTCCGGCAGGCCCAGGTCATGGCCGTACTCATGGGCGAAGACGCCGAGGCCGCCGTTCTCCGGCTGCATCGTGTAGTCGCCGACCCAGATGCCGGTGTCGCCGATCTGCGTACCGCCCGACTTGTTCTCGCCCGGGCCGGTGTTGCCCGCGTCGGTGCCGTACGCGTACCAGCGGTGCGCCCAGATCGCGTTCTCGCCCTCGGCCCCGCCGCCCGCGGACTCGTCCTCACCGGCGTGGACGATCTGGAAGTGGTCGATGTAGCCGTCGGGCTCGTTGAAGTTGCCGTCGGCGTCGTAGTCGTAGCGGTCCCACTGGTCGTACTTGGCCAGGTCCGCCTTGATCTGCGCGTCGGTGCGGCCGGCCGCCTTCTGGTCCTTGGCCCACTGGTTGACGCCGTCGCGGATCAGGTCCCAGGCGTTGGCGCAGTTGGTGTCACCGCAGTAGTTGGAGCCGTACCGGGCCTCGTTCCAGTCGACCTTGACCCAGTCGGAGACCTCGCCGTCCACGGAGTAGCGGCCCGAGGACTGCTTCTCGTAGTACTTCTTCAGGGACTCCTTCTTCTTGTCCTTGGAGAAGTAGAGGTCCTGGAAGTGCTCGCGGTTGTAGTCCTTCTGCCAGGCCGTGCTGTTGTCGTCGGCGCGGTCCGGCTCGGCGATGGTGTTGTGCGCCGGGCCGGGCTCGCCGCCGTACTTCTTCACCGGCGGCTCGGGGCCGTCACCGTCCGGGTCGTACATGGTGGTGTCGTCCACCTTGTCGCCGAACTCGACCAGGATGGTGAAGATCTTGTCGGTCTTCTCCCGGGCCAGCTCGACGTACTTGCCCTTGCCGAGCTTCACCACCTTCGACGCCCCGCGCGTGGTCGCCTTGGTGTCGCCGGAGATGACCTGACGCAGCGCCTCCTGGCGCTGCGCCTCCTGCTGCTTGCTGTACGGGCCCTCGAGATCGTGCTGGACATCCGTCTTCGCGGGCGCCGGATCATGGCGCTCAACACGCGTAGACGGCGCGTCCGCCTGAGCCATGCCAGTCGAGAGTGCCGCCGCGCCGAGCGCGGCCACCACGGTGGCTATGGCGGCCGATCTGGCCGTTCTCCGTTGGCTGTTCACTCGCTCAGTCCTCCCCTTTCACACCGGTGCCGGACATTTGACCGGAGTGGCAGGAGAAAAGACAGACCTTGACTTGGGCTGATGGGGCAAGTACGTTCTGCGATCCCGGCGTTCCGGTTAACGGACAGCAACGGGCGCGCCGTGCGCGCCGGTTGGAACAGCCGATGATTCCGTGCGCCCCCTGTGCAACGGCGCCGTGGGTGAGGTCACGCTTACTTCCGTTCCCCCTCGGGCATTCACCACCGTAGAGTCAAGCTGACGGTCACATCAGCCTGACCCATGCCCCCTGCATATCGCCCTTGAGGACGGATACCGCCATGCCGCGTCCGACTCCTGCACAGCTTGCCTATGGTTCGGCCACCGTCGTTCTTTCGACCTTCGCCATGCTGCTGCTGTCCCAGACCCAATCGGGACTCGGTATCGCGGTGGTCACCGTGGTCGGGCTCGCGTCCGGGCTCCTCGTCGCCGTCACCGTGCCGGTGGCCCGGGCGTCCCGCCCCAGCCGCACCGTCCGCACCAGCAGCCCCGCGGCTGGGTCCGGACCGGCCGACTCGGCGGGGGCGCGCACCCGGGCGCACGCCGACTCAATGCGCGGCTGACACCACCACGGTCCGCGCGGCCTTGTCGTGCAGACAGCGCTGGAACGGCTTGTCCCACAGTAGGGAGGCCGAGTTGACCAGCCAGAAAACCGTGCCGACGAGCAGCGGGATCAGCATCCCGGGCAGTACGTAGACCGCCGCGCGGACCCAGCCCTGACCGGCCGGCACATCCCCGTCGGCGAGCATCGCCACCCGGATGCGCAGCGCCCTCTTGCCGAGCGTCTGTCCGCTGCGGGCCAGCATGACGCCCTCGTAGCCGAAGTAGACGGCCATCGTGATGATGAGCGCGAGGGTCACCTTGCCCATGTGCTGCTCGCCCGGGTGGTCCATCGTGTACTGGAGCGCGCCGGTCGCGATGAGCGCCACCGTCCAGATGACGCCGAGGACGATGATGTCGATCAGCCGGGCGGCGAAGCGCTGACCAGGGGTGGCCAGCGGGGGCATCCCGGCGGGGAACGCGTGCGGGGGCGAGGACAGCGGGTCGGGGGCCATGCCCCGATTACATCAGCGCTCCTGGTGGACCGGAAGCTCAGGGTGGCACCTCTGAGGCTCGGGGACTCAGGGGCTCAGGGGCTCAGGGGCTCAGGGCACGGCCGAGACCACGAGGGTCTTGGCCGCCTTGTCGTGCAGGCACTGCCGGTACGGCCGGTCCCAGGTGCACCACAACACATTGATCAGCCAGAAGAGGAAGCCACAGCAGGGCACGATCTCGGGCAGGGCGTAGACCCCGGCGCGCACCCAGCCCGCCTGACCGGCCGGCGGCTGGCCGTTCGCCAGCAGGGCGACCCGGATCTTCATCGCCTTCTTGCCGACGGTCTGGCCGTCCCGGGTCAGCATCAGCCCCTCGTAGACGAAGTAGATCAGGACGTAGATCAGCGTGACGATGGTCGAACGGGCGCTGCCGTCGACCGGGTCGTAGCCGCCGGCGATCGCGCTCAGGACGAGCCCGACCGGGATGCCGATGAGCAGCGCGTCGATGATTCGGGCGATCAGACGGCGGCCGAGGTGCGCGAGCGGGGGCATCCCGGCGTACGGCTCGGCCCCGGCGGTG is from Streptomyces hygroscopicus and encodes:
- a CDS encoding membrane protein is translated as MPRPTPAQLAYGSATVVLSTFAMLLLSQTQSGLGIAVVTVVGLASGLLVAVTVPVARASRPSRTVRTSSPAAGSGPADSAGARTRAHADSMRG
- a CDS encoding amidase; protein product: MRGNAGHAHCRNRRGVSTLGDMHRALIVVDIQNDFCEGGSLAVTGGADVAAAITDLIGEATPGYRHIVATRDHHIAPGDHFSDNPDYEHTWPVHCVAGTEGVGFHPNFAPAVGSGAIEAVFDKGAYKAAYSGFEGIDEHGTSLAQWLREREVTEVDVVGIATDHCVRATALDARREGFATHVLLDLTAGVSPDTTERALGELRAAGVELSGKPVV
- a CDS encoding protease, which codes for MNSQRRTARSAAIATVVAALGAAALSTGMAQADAPSTRVERHDPAPAKTDVQHDLEGPYSKQQEAQRQEALRQVISGDTKATTRGASKVVKLGKGKYVELAREKTDKIFTILVEFGDKVDDTTMYDPDGDGPEPPVKKYGGEPGPAHNTIAEPDRADDNSTAWQKDYNREHFQDLYFSKDKKKESLKKYYEKQSSGRYSVDGEVSDWVKVDWNEARYGSNYCGDTNCANAWDLIRDGVNQWAKDQKAAGRTDAQIKADLAKYDQWDRYDYDADGNFNEPDGYIDHFQIVHAGEDESAGGGAEGENAIWAHRWYAYGTDAGNTGPGENKSGGTQIGDTGIWVGDYTMQPENGGLGVFAHEYGHDLGLPDEYDTTGKGESSVAYWSLMSAGSWLGTGKDAIGDLPGDMNAWDKLQLGWLNYATAKAGKKSTHTLGVAEYNTKNKQALVVELPAKPVTTEVVAPAEGTKQWWSGMGDDLKNTLTRSVDLTGKSKASLDLQGWWDIEENFDYLYTEVSTDGGANWTPIDGTADGKAIPRDAGDKPALTGTAGAYKKLSFPLDAYAGKKIELRFRYQTDGGVAQKGFAADAITLTADGTPVFSDGAEGDDNGWTANGFSRIGASFSKDYPQYYIAENRQYVSYDTTLKTGPYNFGWASTRPDWVEHFPYQNGLLIWQWDTSQPDNNVGVHPGSGLILPIDAHATPEKWADGTLMRNRIQAYDSPFSRFPSDGFTLHNDGKAAKVKPKPGIPVFDDHKGTYWDKGNPTGSVKIADTNTRVKILKELPGGSTMTVQVGPSAS
- a CDS encoding nicotinate phosphoribosyltransferase, giving the protein MDTADLGLPVDVPSTALFTDRYELTMLQAALRAGTADRRSVFEVFTRRLPEGRRYGVVAGTGRVLDAVENFRFDSDVLDFLAQQRIVDEPTLTWLADYRFRGDIWGYPEGEVYFPGSPIMRVEGTFAEAVLLETVILSIFNHDSAVAAAASRMSTAAGGRPLIEMGARRTHELAAVAAARAAYVGGFATTSDLAAGFRYNIPTVGTSAHAFTLLHDSERDAFTAQVQAHGSGTTLLVDTYDVAEAVRTAVEVAGKDLGAVRIDSGDLLLLAHRVRQQLDELGAKNTRITVTSDLDEYAIASLAAAPVDAYGVGTQLVTGSGHPTCSMVYKLVARAGSDTPDAPLLPVAKKSMGAKSSVGGRKWAARRVDEHGVAEAEVVGTGAVPEELAGHQLLVELVRGGEIVAREPLDAARDRHIAARAGLPLSATQLSRGEPVLPTEYLPA
- a CDS encoding membrane protein, with amino-acid sequence MSTDQPPPGPDEPRDQDSSDPFAKYPRANGSPYGDHTAGAEPYAGMPPLAHLGRRLIARIIDALLIGIPVGLVLSAIAGGYDPVDGSARSTIVTLIYVLIYFVYEGLMLTRDGQTVGKKAMKIRVALLANGQPPAGQAGWVRAGVYALPEIVPCCGFLFWLINVLWCTWDRPYRQCLHDKAAKTLVVSAVP
- a CDS encoding membrane protein codes for the protein MAPDPLSSPPHAFPAGMPPLATPGQRFAARLIDIIVLGVIWTVALIATGALQYTMDHPGEQHMGKVTLALIITMAVYFGYEGVMLARSGQTLGKRALRIRVAMLADGDVPAGQGWVRAAVYVLPGMLIPLLVGTVFWLVNSASLLWDKPFQRCLHDKAARTVVVSAAH